In a genomic window of Curtobacterium flaccumfaciens pv. betae:
- a CDS encoding Ig-like domain-containing protein — MNTSGENVDEGAVGGDSPRRRPRFALLAAATTVLVAALLGAAAAPAVAVAAGGPSVVTAAADAPAAPAAAAPTATPGTSEIAPPNTGRPGAPTPTPTRPAVRPTIADPGDVTTGTTRFHGTGTPGHAVRVTGPAATGSSGCTTRVDPNGSWACLGTVRSGPHQVFTVRDLTAALPVASAPASDVIVPPTLASAGPTGGTVSGTGYPGSTVTLSVSGSSAQQAARVGADGRWVAALGTRADGRFTVTASQTASTADGYRSDLRSAASAPVTVTVDRTAPAAPRITTPDDGQRIGTRSTTVAGTGEPGARATVYVDRAPVCGAVVGSDASWSCSTAGSTLRAGGHKLTATQHDVAGNYSRSSAAVRVTVRTTTTTPTAAPTPAATDAPGTPGTSTPGSSATAGTPGTTGHGGTGNANGTNAAGHGGDGGNDDGGAAGTGNGSSNGDGTGTGSGTGTGSTPAGVGSTGGHPDWSGPAGDWTAATSYDRTVPTIQAAFSWRTVLVATAVAAGFLLLIAAPLALVAAVTRGRLRSPFAGLLGRNRSRSDRTRGDDVLPTWASIAIAVSVAALCTLLGVGVELEARYARLAIAVLAGTGVLTAAVVFATRWAAGSDHRAVGFRVSPWLVLAALVACGVTRAADLSPALIVGVVLVPSGRPGLGTGPLRLGTGIATSARGATWRVLALLGLAAAGWVLHSLLAGGGFWVSLGSEFAITLCVGGLGAVVATLLPVAGSAGSALLAASRGRYVALAVVAVALTTAVYSGTTGTHAAPALLVGIAAACVVAAIAALVWLRTDRRAARV; from the coding sequence GTGAACACGAGCGGGGAGAACGTGGACGAGGGGGCTGTCGGGGGCGACAGCCCTCGTCGTCGTCCCCGCTTCGCCCTGCTCGCAGCGGCGACGACGGTCCTCGTCGCCGCCCTGCTCGGCGCCGCGGCAGCCCCGGCCGTCGCGGTCGCCGCGGGTGGCCCGTCGGTCGTCACGGCCGCTGCGGACGCCCCGGCAGCCCCGGCCGCCGCCGCTCCCACCGCCACGCCCGGGACGAGCGAGATCGCCCCGCCGAACACCGGCCGTCCGGGCGCTCCGACGCCCACACCCACCCGTCCCGCCGTGCGGCCCACGATCGCCGATCCGGGTGACGTCACGACGGGGACGACGCGCTTCCACGGCACCGGTACCCCCGGGCACGCGGTCCGGGTGACGGGTCCGGCCGCGACGGGTTCGTCCGGGTGCACGACCCGGGTCGACCCGAACGGATCGTGGGCCTGCCTCGGAACCGTCCGCTCCGGTCCGCACCAGGTGTTCACGGTGCGCGACCTCACCGCCGCACTGCCCGTCGCGAGCGCACCGGCGTCGGACGTCATCGTCCCGCCGACCCTCGCGTCCGCCGGGCCCACCGGCGGGACGGTCTCCGGCACGGGGTACCCCGGATCGACCGTGACGCTCTCGGTGTCCGGGTCCTCGGCCCAGCAGGCCGCCCGGGTCGGCGCAGACGGCCGCTGGGTCGCCGCCCTGGGGACCCGGGCCGACGGTCGGTTCACCGTCACGGCGTCGCAGACTGCCAGCACGGCCGACGGGTACCGGTCCGACCTGCGGAGCGCGGCCTCCGCTCCCGTGACGGTCACGGTCGACCGCACGGCGCCGGCTGCCCCGCGCATCACGACACCGGACGACGGCCAGCGCATCGGCACCCGCTCGACGACGGTGGCCGGGACCGGTGAACCCGGCGCCCGCGCGACCGTGTACGTCGACCGTGCGCCGGTGTGCGGCGCGGTGGTGGGGTCGGACGCCTCGTGGTCGTGCTCCACCGCGGGGTCGACGTTGCGCGCCGGCGGGCACAAGCTCACCGCGACGCAGCACGACGTCGCGGGCAACTACTCCCGGTCGTCAGCCGCCGTGCGGGTCACGGTGCGGACCACCACCACGACCCCGACCGCAGCACCGACGCCGGCCGCCACGGACGCCCCGGGGACACCGGGCACGTCGACGCCGGGGTCCAGCGCGACGGCGGGCACCCCCGGCACGACCGGCCACGGCGGAACCGGCAACGCCAACGGCACGAACGCCGCCGGCCACGGGGGCGACGGCGGCAACGACGACGGCGGCGCAGCAGGCACCGGCAACGGGTCCAGCAACGGCGACGGCACCGGCACTGGCAGCGGCACCGGCACCGGCAGCACCCCGGCCGGCGTCGGCAGCACCGGAGGCCACCCCGACTGGTCCGGCCCCGCGGGCGACTGGACCGCGGCGACCAGCTACGACCGCACCGTCCCGACCATCCAGGCCGCGTTCTCGTGGCGGACCGTCCTGGTCGCCACCGCCGTCGCCGCCGGGTTCCTCCTGCTCATCGCCGCGCCGCTCGCCCTCGTGGCCGCGGTCACCCGAGGCCGCCTCCGCTCGCCGTTCGCCGGGCTGCTCGGACGCAACCGCTCGCGGTCGGACCGCACACGGGGCGACGACGTCCTGCCGACCTGGGCGTCCATCGCCATCGCGGTGTCCGTCGCGGCACTGTGCACCCTGCTCGGGGTCGGCGTCGAGCTCGAGGCCCGGTACGCCCGTCTGGCGATCGCCGTCCTCGCCGGCACCGGTGTCCTGACCGCCGCCGTCGTGTTCGCCACGCGGTGGGCAGCCGGCAGCGATCACCGCGCCGTCGGGTTCCGGGTGTCGCCGTGGCTCGTCCTCGCAGCGCTCGTGGCGTGCGGCGTCACCCGTGCGGCCGACCTCTCCCCCGCCCTCATCGTCGGTGTCGTCCTCGTGCCGTCCGGCCGCCCCGGACTGGGGACCGGCCCGCTCCGCCTCGGCACCGGGATCGCCACGAGCGCCCGGGGTGCGACCTGGCGGGTGCTGGCCCTGCTCGGCCTCGCCGCGGCCGGCTGGGTGCTGCACAGCCTGCTCGCCGGCGGAGGTTTCTGGGTGTCGCTCGGGTCGGAGTTCGCCATCACCCTGTGCGTCGGTGGCCTCGGTGCCGTGGTCGCGACCCTGCTGCCCGTCGCGGGGTCCGCCGGCAGCGCGCTGCTCGCAGCCTCCCGCGGTCGGTACGTCGCGCTCGCGGTGGTCGCCGTGGCGCTGACCACCGCGGTCTACTCGGGGACGACCGGCACGCACGCCGCACCGGCCCTGCTCGTCGGGATCGCCGCGGCCTGTGTGGTGGCCGCGATCGCGGCCCTGGTCTGGCTGCGCACCGACCGGCGTGCGGCACGCGTCTGA
- a CDS encoding LemA family protein yields the protein MDTGLVTTLIVVGVVLVVLVIIGIYLWVTYNSLVTLKVRVDEAWSDISVQLKRRADLIPTIVDTVKGYATHEKAVFDDVTKARAETLSAGDADTASTAEGHMQKALKSVFAVAEGYPQLQSSQNFLQLQSELVDTEDKIQAARRFYNGGVRELNTKIRVFPNSTFAKNRGFSEAPFFETNEPAAIAEPPRVQF from the coding sequence ATGGACACCGGACTCGTCACGACGCTCATCGTCGTCGGAGTGGTGTTGGTCGTCCTGGTGATCATTGGGATCTACCTCTGGGTGACGTACAACTCCCTCGTCACGCTCAAGGTCCGGGTCGACGAGGCCTGGAGCGACATCTCGGTGCAGCTGAAGCGCCGCGCCGACCTCATCCCCACCATCGTGGACACGGTCAAGGGGTACGCCACGCACGAGAAGGCGGTCTTCGACGACGTGACGAAGGCCCGCGCCGAGACCCTGTCCGCCGGTGATGCCGACACGGCCTCCACGGCCGAGGGGCACATGCAGAAGGCGCTGAAGAGCGTGTTCGCGGTGGCCGAGGGGTACCCGCAGCTGCAGTCGAGCCAGAACTTCCTGCAGCTGCAGTCCGAGCTCGTCGACACCGAGGACAAGATCCAGGCCGCCCGCCGGTTCTACAACGGCGGAGTGCGTGAGCTGAACACGAAGATCCGGGTGTTCCCGAACTCCACGTTCGCGAAGAACCGCGGCTTCTCCGAGGCACCGTTCTTCGAGACGAACGAGCCGGCGGCCATCGCCGAGCCGCCGCGCGTCCAGTTCTGA
- a CDS encoding M48 family metalloprotease, producing the protein MYSAIARNKRNTVVIVLVFLLIIGALGFLGGYLAGNVSIGFIVLVVALGYAVLQYFLAARQATAIAGGVEIDRVSEPRLWRTVENLAIATGMPMPRVFVIPDPAPNAFATGRDPEHAVVAATTGLLELMDDQELQGVMAHELGHVRNYDIRVSTMVFGLVVAVGLIADVLLRISIFSGLSGGRNRNSDNGGSANPVLLIAGIVAVIVAPIAAAGVQAAVSRQREYLADATGAMTTRHPEGLARALEKLGAYGRPTQTQNSSMAHLWIADPMRPGVMDRLFSTHPPLPDRIARLRANADRF; encoded by the coding sequence GTGTACAGCGCCATCGCGCGGAACAAGCGCAACACCGTGGTCATCGTCCTGGTGTTCCTGCTGATCATCGGCGCGCTCGGGTTCCTCGGCGGGTACCTCGCCGGCAACGTCTCGATCGGCTTCATCGTCCTCGTGGTCGCCCTCGGGTACGCGGTGCTGCAGTACTTCCTGGCTGCACGGCAGGCCACCGCCATCGCCGGTGGGGTCGAGATCGACCGCGTCTCCGAACCACGGCTGTGGCGGACCGTCGAGAACCTCGCCATCGCGACCGGCATGCCGATGCCCCGGGTGTTCGTCATCCCCGACCCCGCGCCGAACGCCTTCGCCACCGGGCGTGACCCCGAGCACGCGGTGGTGGCGGCGACGACGGGGTTGCTCGAGCTCATGGACGACCAGGAGCTGCAGGGCGTGATGGCGCACGAGCTCGGACACGTCCGGAACTACGACATCCGGGTGTCGACGATGGTCTTCGGTCTCGTCGTGGCCGTCGGGCTCATCGCCGACGTCCTGCTCCGCATCTCGATCTTCAGCGGTCTGTCCGGCGGGCGGAACCGCAACTCGGACAACGGCGGCAGCGCCAACCCGGTGCTGCTCATCGCCGGGATCGTCGCCGTCATCGTGGCCCCGATCGCGGCGGCCGGCGTCCAGGCAGCGGTGTCCCGGCAGCGCGAGTACCTGGCCGACGCGACGGGCGCGATGACGACCCGTCACCCGGAGGGCCTGGCGCGGGCCCTCGAGAAGCTCGGTGCGTACGGTCGGCCGACGCAGACGCAGAACTCCTCGATGGCACACCTGTGGATCGCCGACCCGATGCGCCCGGGCGTGATGGACCGGCTGTTCTCCACACACCCGCCGCTGCCCGACCGCATCGCGCGGTTGCGGGCGAACGCCGACCGGTTCTGA
- a CDS encoding winged helix-turn-helix domain-containing protein — MPRSTLSAAEARRVTLAAQGFGRPPAEPVSTRALNAAFGRLGLLQIDSVNVFERSHYLPLFARLGAYDRSTLDRLTLGRSGPYTEYWAHEAAFIPRDDLRLFRWRMDALRERDAGPTRVDGVTRTAAVRRELHALLRAEGPMRASAVEHESNVRRGPWWGWSDVKLGLEQMFRWGEAVSAGRVGFERVYALPEQVLPAGFLETAPPRADAVLELVRQATRALGIGTRADIADYYRLRSDDTATAIAELTDAGELLPVRVEGWGERAWLHAGARVPRQMSTDAVLSPFDPVVWFRRRAERMYGFHYRIEIYTPAPKRVFGYYVLPVLQDDRLVGRIDLKSDRQHGVLRVRTAWQEPGEHLDPERLADTLRRTASWQGLGAIEVTDRGTAAAAVAGALGVPLVPHESADDADAPEPVESADDSVADGAG; from the coding sequence ATGCCCAGGTCGACGCTCTCCGCCGCCGAGGCCCGCCGGGTCACACTCGCCGCACAGGGGTTCGGACGACCACCCGCCGAACCCGTCTCGACGCGTGCGCTGAACGCAGCCTTCGGCCGGCTCGGGCTGCTGCAGATCGACTCCGTCAACGTGTTCGAACGCAGCCACTACCTGCCGCTCTTCGCCCGGCTCGGGGCCTACGACCGGTCGACGCTCGACCGGCTGACGCTCGGACGTTCGGGTCCGTACACCGAGTACTGGGCGCACGAGGCGGCGTTCATCCCCCGCGACGACCTGCGGCTGTTCCGGTGGCGGATGGACGCCCTGCGGGAGCGTGACGCCGGCCCGACCAGGGTCGACGGCGTCACCCGGACCGCTGCCGTCCGGCGCGAACTGCACGCGCTGCTCCGAGCCGAGGGGCCGATGCGGGCGAGCGCGGTGGAGCACGAGTCGAACGTTCGGCGCGGCCCCTGGTGGGGGTGGAGCGACGTGAAGCTCGGGCTCGAGCAGATGTTCCGCTGGGGCGAGGCCGTGAGCGCCGGACGAGTCGGCTTCGAGCGGGTGTACGCCCTGCCGGAGCAGGTGCTGCCCGCAGGCTTCCTCGAGACCGCCCCGCCGCGTGCCGACGCCGTGCTCGAACTCGTGCGCCAGGCCACACGCGCGCTCGGCATCGGCACCCGAGCGGACATCGCGGACTACTACCGGCTGCGCTCCGACGACACGGCCACCGCGATCGCCGAGCTCACCGACGCCGGCGAGCTCCTGCCGGTGCGGGTCGAGGGCTGGGGCGAGCGGGCGTGGCTGCACGCGGGCGCTCGGGTCCCCCGGCAGATGTCCACGGACGCGGTGCTGAGCCCCTTCGACCCCGTCGTCTGGTTCCGGCGGCGGGCCGAGCGGATGTACGGCTTCCACTACCGGATCGAGATCTACACGCCCGCCCCGAAGCGGGTGTTCGGCTACTACGTGCTGCCGGTGCTGCAGGACGACCGGCTCGTCGGCCGCATCGACCTGAAGAGCGACCGGCAGCACGGCGTGCTCCGCGTCCGGACCGCGTGGCAGGAACCGGGCGAGCACCTGGACCCCGAGCGTCTCGCCGACACACTGCGACGGACCGCGAGCTGGCAGGGCCTCGGCGCGATCGAGGTGACCGACCGCGGCACCGCTGCTGCTGCCGTCGCCGGAGCCCTCGGAGTACCCCTGGTGCCGCACGAGTCCGCTGACGACGCGGACGCCCCCGAACCGGTCGAGTCGGCCGACGACTCGGTAGCCGACGGCGCCGGCTGA
- a CDS encoding AI-2E family transporter translates to MAWGSKQTHPDPVVEESVPVGVRIAGAWSWRALVVVGVIAVFIWLVTVFSEILIPFLVGIVVSALLVPISNWLQRHHVPKWLAVVMSLLGGIAALGGLIWLVVDQIIASYPSLRDRTVDQYANIKDFVLSSGFGISQSDVNGWLDDGTKWLQDNSASILSGVASAGSGATHAFEALFIILFTTIFLLIDGKNVWRWSVRLFPKKARAAVDGAGVAGWITLTSFIRVQIFVAFVDAVGIGLGSFIVGLFFGGMPLVIPIAAFVFLGAFIPVVGAIVTGFLAVFVALIFNGPLAAVLVLGVVLLVQQIEGHILQPLVMGNAVKVHPLAVVLGVTAASGLAGIAGAFFAVPLIATLNAMVTTIASGRWRRLDSDHVLEATPKRGQHGQIQLLRRRRHKVGDDVPAPGVDSGPSAEEDTASTN, encoded by the coding sequence ATGGCATGGGGAAGCAAGCAGACACACCCCGACCCCGTGGTCGAGGAATCCGTCCCGGTCGGCGTACGCATCGCCGGTGCGTGGTCGTGGCGGGCGCTCGTCGTCGTGGGCGTGATCGCCGTCTTCATCTGGCTCGTCACGGTCTTCAGCGAGATCCTCATCCCGTTCCTGGTCGGCATCGTGGTCTCGGCGCTCCTCGTCCCCATCTCGAACTGGCTGCAGCGGCACCACGTGCCGAAGTGGCTCGCCGTCGTGATGAGCCTGCTCGGCGGCATCGCGGCGCTCGGTGGCCTGATCTGGCTCGTCGTCGACCAGATCATCGCGTCCTACCCGTCCCTGCGTGACCGGACGGTGGACCAGTACGCGAACATCAAGGACTTCGTCCTGAGCTCCGGGTTCGGCATCAGCCAGTCTGACGTCAACGGCTGGCTCGACGACGGCACGAAGTGGCTGCAGGACAACTCCGCGTCGATCCTGTCCGGGGTCGCCAGCGCGGGTTCGGGGGCCACGCACGCCTTCGAGGCGCTCTTCATCATCCTGTTCACCACGATCTTCCTGCTGATCGACGGCAAGAACGTCTGGCGCTGGTCCGTCCGGCTGTTCCCGAAGAAGGCGCGCGCTGCGGTCGACGGCGCCGGTGTGGCCGGCTGGATCACCCTGACGAGCTTCATCCGCGTGCAGATCTTCGTCGCGTTCGTCGACGCGGTCGGCATCGGCCTGGGGTCCTTCATCGTCGGGCTCTTCTTCGGCGGCATGCCGCTGGTCATCCCGATCGCAGCCTTCGTGTTCCTCGGTGCGTTCATCCCGGTCGTCGGTGCCATCGTCACCGGCTTCCTGGCGGTGTTCGTCGCGCTGATCTTCAACGGTCCCCTCGCGGCGGTCCTGGTGCTCGGGGTCGTGCTGCTGGTCCAGCAGATCGAGGGCCACATCCTGCAGCCGCTCGTCATGGGCAACGCGGTCAAGGTCCACCCGCTGGCGGTCGTCCTCGGCGTCACCGCGGCCTCCGGGCTCGCCGGCATCGCCGGAGCGTTCTTCGCCGTGCCGCTGATCGCGACGCTGAACGCCATGGTCACCACCATCGCGAGCGGACGCTGGCGGCGGCTCGACTCCGACCACGTCCTCGAAGCGACGCCGAAGCGCGGGCAGCACGGGCAGATCCAGTTGCTCCGACGCCGTCGGCACAAGGTCGGCGACGACGTGCCGGCACCGGGCGTCGACTCGGGTCCCTCGGCCGAGGAAGACACCGCCAGCACCAACTGA
- the ilvA gene encoding threonine ammonia-lyase — MTDTSASPHTLTAIPTLADIEAARETIKGVARVTPMETSQFLAELLGSPVHLKCENLQRTGAYKVRGAYNRLSTLSAEQRAKGVVAASAGNHAQGVALAARELGIPATIFTPVGVALPKLQATRHYGADVVLRGHSVEEALSAAKDFAAHTGAVFIPPFDHPAVIAGQGTLGLEIIDQVPDVDTVVVPIGGGGVISGIALAVKGMAERLGRQIRVIGVQAENAAAYPSSITAGEPVTITTKPTISDGIAVARPGDLNFPIIRDLVDDIVTVSDDDTARALLVLLERAKLVVEAAGAVGVAAIMSGAVRDTGRTVVLLSGGNIDPLMMERVITRGLVAASRYIGIRIMLPDRPGQLARVAQVISDAGANVVEVLHTRHGQGLVINEVALDLSIEARGPEHAQEVIQRLHEVGFRPELLEH, encoded by the coding sequence GTGACCGACACCAGCGCCTCCCCGCACACGCTCACCGCGATCCCGACCCTCGCGGACATCGAGGCGGCGCGCGAGACCATCAAGGGCGTCGCACGCGTCACCCCGATGGAGACGTCGCAGTTCCTCGCCGAGCTGCTCGGGTCCCCGGTGCACCTGAAGTGCGAGAACCTGCAGCGCACGGGTGCCTATAAGGTCCGCGGTGCCTACAACCGCCTCTCGACCCTGTCCGCCGAGCAGCGCGCCAAGGGCGTCGTCGCCGCGAGCGCCGGCAACCACGCGCAGGGTGTCGCCCTCGCCGCCCGCGAGCTCGGCATCCCCGCGACGATCTTCACGCCGGTCGGCGTCGCCCTGCCCAAGCTGCAGGCCACCCGCCACTACGGCGCCGACGTCGTGCTGCGGGGCCACTCCGTGGAAGAGGCGCTGAGCGCCGCGAAGGACTTCGCCGCCCACACCGGGGCCGTGTTCATCCCGCCGTTCGACCACCCGGCCGTGATCGCCGGGCAGGGCACGCTCGGCCTCGAGATCATCGACCAGGTGCCGGACGTCGACACCGTCGTCGTGCCGATCGGTGGCGGCGGCGTCATCTCCGGCATCGCGCTCGCCGTGAAGGGCATGGCCGAGCGGCTCGGACGGCAGATCCGGGTCATCGGCGTGCAGGCGGAGAACGCCGCGGCCTACCCGTCGTCGATCACCGCCGGCGAGCCCGTCACCATCACCACGAAGCCGACCATCTCGGACGGCATCGCGGTGGCGCGCCCCGGCGACCTGAACTTCCCGATCATCCGCGACCTGGTCGACGACATCGTCACCGTCTCGGACGACGACACCGCCCGCGCACTGCTCGTCCTGCTCGAGCGCGCCAAGCTCGTGGTCGAGGCAGCGGGGGCCGTCGGCGTCGCCGCGATCATGTCCGGTGCCGTCCGCGACACCGGCCGCACCGTGGTGCTGCTGAGCGGCGGCAACATCGACCCGCTCATGATGGAACGCGTGATCACCCGCGGGCTCGTGGCGGCCTCGCGCTACATCGGGATCCGCATCATGCTCCCGGACCGCCCGGGTCAGCTCGCCCGCGTCGCGCAGGTCATCTCGGACGCCGGCGCGAACGTGGTCGAGGTGCTGCACACCCGCCACGGCCAGGGCCTGGTCATCAACGAGGTCGCGCTGGACCTGTCGATCGAGGCGCGCGGCCCGGAGCACGCGCAGGAGGTCATCCAGCGCCTGCACGAGGTCGGCTTCCGCCCGGAACTCCTCGAGCACTAG
- the greA gene encoding transcription elongation factor GreA, whose amino-acid sequence MSNDTQVTWLTQEAHDRLKAELDELSGEGRAEIARRIEAAREEGDLKENGGYHAAKDEQGKIEARIRVLTELLKHATVSEAEFDGTVEPGTVVTAVIAGDESTFLVGSREIVAEGSDLTVYSPVSPVGAAIVGLKAGDKATYTAPNGKEIAVEVVKIERYEP is encoded by the coding sequence ATGAGCAACGACACGCAGGTCACCTGGCTGACCCAGGAGGCGCACGACCGTCTCAAGGCGGAGCTCGACGAGCTGAGCGGCGAGGGCCGTGCCGAGATCGCGCGCCGCATCGAGGCCGCTCGCGAAGAGGGCGACCTCAAGGAGAACGGCGGCTACCACGCCGCGAAGGACGAGCAGGGCAAGATCGAAGCCCGCATCCGCGTCCTCACCGAGCTCCTCAAGCACGCCACCGTCAGCGAAGCGGAGTTCGACGGGACGGTCGAGCCGGGCACCGTCGTCACGGCGGTCATCGCCGGCGACGAGTCCACCTTCCTGGTCGGCAGCCGCGAGATCGTCGCCGAGGGCTCGGACCTGACGGTCTACAGCCCCGTCAGCCCCGTCGGCGCGGCCATCGTCGGCCTCAAGGCCGGCGACAAGGCCACGTACACGGCACCGAACGGCAAGGAGATCGCCGTCGAGGTCGTCAAGATCGAGCGCTACGAGCCGTAG
- a CDS encoding DUF4307 domain-containing protein encodes MSGVGRGQRTASRELPWDQDIHPGSPELSEQTQTATLDERYGRTPARKRRSRLFAIVAAIAVVVVFGAWVIWAGLDQSDRGLDQDVIGYEVLSEHSTVVHSQVSVDPGVEAKCAVQVLDKSYSIVGWKEITVPASEQRSRSISTQVTTTTRGVTGLIHDCWIP; translated from the coding sequence GTGAGCGGCGTCGGACGCGGGCAGCGCACAGCATCGCGTGAACTACCCTGGGATCAGGATATCCACCCCGGGAGCCCCGAACTGTCCGAACAGACCCAGACCGCCACCCTCGACGAGCGCTACGGCCGCACCCCGGCCCGCAAGCGCCGCAGCCGCCTCTTCGCGATCGTCGCGGCCATCGCGGTCGTCGTGGTCTTCGGTGCGTGGGTGATCTGGGCCGGGCTCGACCAGTCCGACCGCGGCCTCGACCAGGACGTCATCGGGTACGAGGTGCTGTCCGAGCACAGCACCGTCGTCCACTCGCAGGTGTCCGTCGACCCGGGCGTCGAGGCGAAGTGCGCCGTGCAGGTCCTCGACAAGAGCTACTCGATCGTGGGCTGGAAGGAGATCACCGTCCCGGCGTCCGAACAGCGCAGCCGGAGCATCTCCACGCAGGTCACCACGACGACGCGGGGCGTGACCGGCTTGATCCACGACTGCTGGATTCCCTAG
- the mca gene encoding mycothiol conjugate amidase Mca produces MPYRLLAVHAHPDDESSKGAATAAKYVADGHQVLVVSCTGGEAGDILNDQLGEPATSRAHRDMAGYRRTEMAAAQQALGIDHVWLGYHDSGLPDAEKGETVRPGTFSTVPLEYSTEALVRVIRRFRPHVLVTYDENGGYPHPDHIRTHEVSMAAWSAAADPSAYPSAGAPWSIAKLYYERTMNPRRFSTIFEALQERDPDSPAIEQLREWVERFADRPDLATTHVDVHEYFDQRDAALRAHASQVAPDSAFFYWPNDLLATVWPTEDYQLVEARVPTELPETDLFAGIPADKEPTS; encoded by the coding sequence GTGCCCTACCGTCTGCTGGCCGTCCACGCCCACCCCGACGACGAGTCGAGCAAGGGTGCCGCGACCGCCGCGAAGTACGTGGCCGACGGGCACCAGGTGCTCGTCGTGTCCTGCACCGGTGGCGAGGCCGGCGACATCCTGAACGACCAGCTCGGTGAGCCGGCGACGAGCCGTGCCCACCGTGACATGGCCGGGTACCGCCGCACCGAGATGGCCGCGGCGCAGCAGGCGCTCGGCATCGACCACGTGTGGCTCGGGTACCACGACTCGGGGCTGCCCGACGCCGAGAAGGGCGAGACGGTCCGGCCGGGCACGTTCTCGACGGTGCCGCTCGAGTACAGCACCGAGGCCCTCGTCCGCGTGATCCGCCGGTTCCGCCCGCACGTCCTCGTCACCTACGACGAGAACGGCGGCTACCCGCACCCCGACCACATCCGCACGCACGAGGTCTCGATGGCCGCGTGGTCGGCCGCCGCCGACCCGTCGGCGTACCCGTCCGCCGGTGCCCCGTGGTCGATCGCGAAGCTCTACTACGAGCGCACGATGAACCCGCGCCGCTTCAGCACGATCTTCGAAGCCCTGCAGGAGCGCGACCCGGACAGCCCCGCGATCGAGCAGCTGCGCGAGTGGGTCGAGCGGTTCGCCGACCGGCCCGACCTCGCCACCACCCACGTCGACGTGCACGAGTACTTCGACCAGCGTGACGCCGCACTCCGCGCGCACGCCAGCCAGGTCGCACCGGACAGCGCCTTCTTCTACTGGCCGAACGACCTCCTCGCGACGGTGTGGCCGACCGAGGACTACCAGCTCGTGGAGGCACGCGTGCCGACCGAGCTCCCGGAGACCGACCTGTTCGCCGGGATCCCAGCCGACAAGGAACCGACCTCGTGA
- the trhA gene encoding PAQR family membrane homeostasis protein TrhA gives MQDEHETGTLPHVPFTEEASATATTTAAEPRPAWRGWIHLGAFPFAIAMGIVLITLADSTAAKVGSAVFMATSLAMFGVSATYHRFPWGPKVKAVLKRIDHTNILLLIAGTYTPVAICALPHTLMVVVLWVMWSGAALGIAFRVLWINAPRWLYVPIYLVLGCAALGLLPQFFAASVPMTVLILSGGVAYIIGALVYGFKRPNPVPTQFGFHEVFHALTVVAFGAQWVGVLIVALDPVR, from the coding sequence ATGCAGGACGAGCACGAGACCGGAACACTCCCCCACGTCCCGTTCACGGAAGAGGCGTCGGCGACCGCCACCACGACCGCTGCCGAACCCCGTCCGGCGTGGCGCGGCTGGATCCACCTCGGTGCGTTCCCGTTCGCGATCGCGATGGGGATCGTCCTGATCACCCTCGCCGACAGCACCGCAGCGAAGGTCGGCAGCGCGGTGTTCATGGCGACGTCGCTCGCGATGTTCGGTGTCTCCGCGACCTACCACCGGTTCCCGTGGGGGCCGAAGGTGAAGGCCGTGCTGAAGCGCATCGACCACACCAACATCCTGCTGCTCATCGCCGGCACCTACACGCCCGTCGCGATCTGCGCCCTGCCGCACACGCTCATGGTCGTCGTGCTCTGGGTGATGTGGTCGGGCGCAGCGCTCGGCATCGCGTTCCGGGTGCTCTGGATCAACGCGCCCCGGTGGCTGTACGTCCCGATCTACCTGGTGCTCGGGTGCGCTGCCCTCGGGCTGCTGCCGCAGTTCTTCGCGGCGAGCGTGCCGATGACCGTGCTCATCCTGTCCGGCGGCGTCGCGTACATCATCGGCGCGCTGGTCTACGGCTTCAAGCGGCCGAACCCGGTGCCGACGCAGTTCGGGTTCCACGAGGTGTTCCACGCCCTGACCGTGGTGGCCTTCGGTGCGCAGTGGGTCGGCGTGCTCATCGTCGCGCTGGACCCGGTGCGCTGA